The Punica granatum isolate Tunisia-2019 chromosome 4, ASM765513v2, whole genome shotgun sequence genome has a window encoding:
- the LOC116202474 gene encoding acyl-CoA--sterol O-acyltransferase 1-like → MEGELNNLLLVWISAAASLCYCHAASKLAPAGPTRLLCLLPVVCLFLVLPLRLTTISLGGLTSFFLTWLANFKLLLLAFGQGPLCSDQLPPLPRFLAIACLPIKLQAPPPESHDKATTKKGLKSPLNYAGKCVLLALLVPVYEKDWIHPKVIMLMYAVYMYIGLEVSLAIVGAVAYAFTGVLLEPQFDEPYLSTSLQDFWGRRWNLMVTSILHPSVYDPVRLISARMIGRRWASLPAAFSVFLVSGLMHELIFYHIGRRDPTWVVTCFFLLHGVSVAAEIGLKKAIRWRLPAAVSCPLTVGYITATGLWLFIPPLLECDAVPKARRESRAVIELLKGFWSLLRFSSITIASTLKN, encoded by the exons ATGGAGGGAGAGCTCAACAACTTACTCTTGGTATGGATCTCCGCAGCCGCCTCCCTCTGCTACTGCCACGCCGCCTCCAAGCTCGCCCCGGCCGGCCCCACGAGGCTGCTCTGCCTCCTCCCGGTGGTCTGCCTCTTCTTGGTCCTCCCTCTTAGGCTCACCACCATCTCCCTTGGCGGCCTAACCTCCTTCTTCCTCACATGGCTCGCCAACTTCAAGCTCCTCCTACTCGCCTTCGGGCAGGGCCCGCTCTGCTCTGACCAGCTGCCCCCACTCCCCCGGTTCCTCGCCATCGCCTGCCTCCCCATCAAGCTCCAGGCTCCGCCTCCCGAAAGCCATGACAAGGCCACTACGAAG AAGGGCTTGAAGTCGCCGCTGAACTATGCCGGCAAGTGCGTGCTGCTGGCATTGCTCGTGCCGGTCTATGAGAAGGACTGGATTCACCCCAAGGTCATCATGTTGATGTACGCGGTCTACATGTACATTGGCCTCGAGGTCAGCCTCGCCATCGTCGGCGCAGTGGCTTATGCCTTCACCGGCGTCCTCCTCGAGCCGCAGTTCGACGAGCCCTACCTGTCCACCTCCCTCCAAGACTTCTGGGGCCGGCGCTGGAACCTCATGGTAACCAGCATCCTCCACCCCTCCGTCTACGATCCTGTCCGATTGATCTCTGCCCGGATGATCGGGCGGAGGTGGGCTTCCCTGCCTGCAGCCTTCTCAGTCTTCCTTGTGTCGGGGCTGATGCACGAGCTGATTTTCTACCACATCGGGAGGAGGGACCCCACGTGGGTGGTCACGTGCTTCTTTTTGCTCCACGGGGTGTCGGTGGCGGCCGAGATCGGACTGAAGAAAGCCATCAGGTGGCGGCTTCCAGCAGCGGTTTCCTGCCCCCTGACGGTGGGGTACATCACAGCGACAGGGCTGTGGCTCTTTATTCCGCCCTTGCTGGAGTGCGATGCCGTTCCTAAGGCCCGGAGGGAGAGCCGGGCCGTGATAGAGCTGTTAAAGGGGTTCTGGAGCCTTTTACGATTCAGCTCCATTACCATAGCGAGCACATTGAAAAATTAG